A portion of the Calliphora vicina chromosome 5, idCalVici1.1, whole genome shotgun sequence genome contains these proteins:
- the LOC135960728 gene encoding mitochondrial potassium channel ATP-binding subunit, with the protein MLRLIVNNCGRSDNSRHLLQQIQKFHINTPLVRKTLKDVTQLKNFHSTVRKAELRSSCPKSTSQSAKNAAKIRALLLGSGGVTIGLAARTIFQNSRNKVQCEGNRLAGVIQKTLQQEDGKFDWRRFWTYLEPHLWEFLGAIAAALVVAFINIRIPNLLGDLINILARYANTYVKDPLNNSFFKDVSKPASNLLSLYVMQSGFTFLYIYLLSRIGEQMAAKLRQDLFHQIIIQDIEFFDKNRTGELVNRLTADVQDFKACFKQFVSQGLRSAAQLIGGGVSLFMISPHMAAIALASVPCVVMFMTYLGKKLRHLSKNSQAQSERATSVCEEALSNVRTVRSSACEYREMELFEHETNEAAHLAQELGYGIAVFQGLTNFFLNGLVLSTLFMGGHLMSTESLTPGSLMAFLVASQGVQRSLAQGSVLLGTMIRGMTAGSRVFEYLQLQPKVELLRGYEIPAERLKGEIRFENVSFAYPTRPDHIVLKNFSLTLRPGETIALVGASGSGKSTIASLVERFYEPSSGTIKIDGYKLEDISPHWLRGNVLGFIEQQPVLFATTILENIRYGRPGSKEEDVYAAAKLSQSHDFVSDLPEGYQTNVGERGTQLSGGQRQRIAIARALLKNPRVLILDEATSALDATSEAEVQKALDTAVLNRTTLVIAHRLSTIRNADLIVVLDKGCVVETGKHDELMAKRGLYYDLVRQQERHGKMEEISLTSQNNVDNENARETFNSNTNSSSINSPIDIKSQPEKSSIDFQNTADNVNASRRNNSDAGSDFKTQQRANMTQG; encoded by the exons ATGTTACGCTTGATTGTGAACAATTGCGGGCGCAGTGATAACAG TCGCCACTTACTCcagcaaatacaaaaatttcacaTCAACACACCTCTGGTGAGAAAGACTTTAAAAGATGTCACACAATTAAAGAACTTCCACAGCACAGTACGAAAAGCCGAATTGAGAAGCAGTTGTCCAAAGTCCACCTCACAATCTGCTAAAAATGCAGCAAAAATCAGAGCACTCCTGTTGGGCAGTGGTGGAGTTACGATTGGTTTAGCAGCTCGCACTATTTTTCAAAACAGCCGCAATAAAGTGCAGTGTGAAGGAAATCGATTGGCGGGAGTCATTCAAAAAACACTACAACAAGAAGATGGAAAATTCGATTGGAGACGTTTTTGGACTTATCTTGAACCCCATTTATGGGAGTTTCTAGGTGCAATAGCG gcaGCCCTTGTTGTGGCTTTTATCAATATACGCATACCAAATTTGTTGGGTGATTTGATAAACATATTAGCGCGATATGCCAACACTTACGTCAAGGATCCCTTGAATAATTCCTTTTTTAAGGATGTGAGCAAGCCTGCCTCAAATCTACTTAGTTTATATGTGATGCAATCCGGTTTCACGTTCCTCTACATCTACCTCTTAAGTCGTATTGGCGAACAAATGGCAGCTAAGTTGCGTCAGGATCTTTTCCACCAAATTATTATACAAGACATTGAATTTTTCGATAAGAATCGCACAGGTGAGCTGGTGAATCGTTTGACAGCCGATGTCCAAGATTTCAAAGCGTGTTTCAAACAGTTTGTATCGCAAGGCTTGCGCAGTGCAGCGCAACTGATTGGTGGAGGCGTGTCGCTTTTTATGATATCGCCTCATATGGCGGCGATTGCACTGGCGTCGGTGCCATGCGTTGTAATGTTTATGACATATTTGGGCAAGAAACTACGACACTTGAGTAAAAATTCTCAAGCTCAATCGGAGCGTGCAACATCTGTGTGTGAAGAGGCATTATCGAATGTACGCACGGTACGTTCGAGTGCTTGTGAATATCGTGAAATGGAGCTGTTTGAACATGAAACCAACGAGGCTGCCCATTTAGCCCAAGAACTGGGCTATGGTATAGCTGTATTCCAGGGATTGACGAATTTCTTCCTTAATGGTTTAGTACTTTCAACTCTTTTTATGGGTGGTCATCTGATGTCGACCGAAAGTTTAACGCCTGGTTCTCTAATGGCTTTCTTAGTGGCATCTCAAGGCGTGCAACGCTCCCTAGCCCAGGGATCTGTGTTGTTGGGAACAATGATTCGGGGAATGACTGCTGGATCACGAGTATTTGAG TATTTGCAACTACAACCGAAAGTTGAGCTCTTGAGGGGCTATGAAATTCCTGCAGAACGTTTAAAGGGTGAAATACGTTTTGAAAACGTCTCATTTGCCTATCCCACTAGGCCTGATCAC aTTGTTCTTAAAAACTTTAGTCTGACACTTAGACCAGGTGAAACAATTGCTTTAGTCGGGGCCAGTGGTTCTGGAAAATCTACCATAGCTTCGTTAGTTGAACGATTCTATGAACCCTCTTCGGGTACCATCAAAATCGATGGATATAAATTGGAAGACATCTCGCCTCATTGGTTACGCGGCAATGTTTTGGGTTTCATTGAACAACAGCCAGTATTGTTTGCCACTactattttggaaaatatacgCTACGGTAGACCGGGATCCAAGGAAGAGGATGTGTATGCAGCTGCCAAATTGTCTCAATCGCATGATTTCGTTTCGGATCTTCCTGAAGGCTACCAGACCAATGTGGGTGAACGTGGAACACAATTAAGTGGTGGTCAACGTCAGCGCATTGCTATAGCCCGTGCTCTCTTGAAAAATCCAAGGGTTTTAATACTTGATGAAGCCACAAGTGCTTTAGATGCTACGAGTGAGGCTGAAGTCCAGAAGGCATTAGATACAGCTGTTTTAAATCGCACTACATTAGTTATAGCACATCGTCTGTCTACCATACGCAACGCTGATCTTATAGTTGTGCTAGACAAAGGATGCGTAGTGGAG ACTGGAAAACACGATGAACTTATGGCTAAGCGTGGACTTTACTACGATTTAGTGCGACAACAGGAAAGACATGGTAAAATGGAAGAGATTTCTCTCACATCCCAAAATAATGTCGACAATGAAAATGCCAGAGAAACGTTTAACAGTAACACCAACAGTAGCAGTATAAATAGTCCTATTGATATTAAAAGCCAACCAGAAAAATCTTCTattgattttcaaaatactGCCGACAATGTTAACGCCAGTCGTAGAAATAATAGTGATGCCGGTAGTGATTTCAAAACTCAACAACGTGCTAATATGACACAGGGTTAA